ACGTGCGCACAATGGGAATAAAGCGGGCCATAATGATGGTTTTGCCTCCGTGCTTGGCATAGAATGCCTGCGTCTGATCTAGATACTTGCGGTTGAGCAGTTTATAGTTCTCGCGGAACACGCGCGGGCCTAGGTAGTCGCCCACAAAATAATTCAGGTTGTCGCCCAGGAAAGCCGCCGCAAACAGCAGCGGCATTAGATACCACACGTTTAGCAAGGTTTCCGGCGAGCCGGCAGCTATCGGCTGTGCGGCTAGCGTGCCCGCCACAAACAGCAGCGAATCGCCGGGCAGGAAGGGAAAAACAATTACGCCGGTTTCAGTGAATATAATCAGGAACAGAATCAGATACGTGAGGTTCCCATAGTCCAGCACCATGGCCTTGAGGTGCACATCCAGGTGCAGAACCAGGTCAAAAAAGTCTTTGATAATCTCCATAGGGCGCAAACGACTGAAAAAGCGGCGGAATAATTTCTACAAAGAAAACAGGCTGCCGCTAAAGTGCAGGAAAAGTATTTCCGGCCGGGCCAGCGCGCAGCTTATGCGGGCTTCTGCACCAGCACCAGCAGGTTCAGCTTTTCCACCTTCGGAAACAGCCTGACGGTACCGCCCAAAGCTTGCACAGCATTCTGCAATTGCTGCAGCGCGCCGGCTGGCACGGCGGCCTGCAGGGTATTCAGCAGAACGTGGCCGCCGGGGCGCACCAGCCGGAATACATTTTGCCAGAAAGCCGGCGCAAAAACGCCTTCCTGAATGGCGCTATCCACAAACAGATCCACCAGGACCAGGTCAAAGGGCGGATGCGCATCCTGCACGTAGGCAAAGGCATCGGCGCACACAATCTGCAGGCGCGGGCCGGGCGCTATACCAAACTCCTGCGCCGCCAGCTCTATCACTACCGGGTCAAAATCGACGGCGGTAATGTGGTACTGGTAATCGAAGTCTTCCCGCAGCGTTTGGATAACGGAGCCCCCGCCCAGCCCCAGGAGCAGTACGCGCCGGCAGCCGCCCAGCGAAATCTGCTGCAAGCCAAAGCGCAGCACCCGCTGCAAAGAGCCATAAGAGTAGTTGGCCGTGCGCGAGTCCAGCACCTTGCGCCCCTGGTACAGGCTAATTTCCAGCTCGCCATTATAAGTGGAGGGCACTTTGCGCGTGAACGGGTACAGATAGCTCAATGCCTTCTTCATAGCCTGCAAGGTAACGGGAATGCAAAAAGTAGCGCGAAGCTCCCGCTTCGTGTACGAGCAACGCGAGTTCCTACGCGTTGAGCATACGCCTGCTACTCGCTGCGCTCGTCCGCGAAGCCGGAGCTTCGCGCTACTGTTATTTCTTCCCCAGCAGGAATTCCAGCGGCACTGCCAGGCGCTGCTGCCAGGAGGCTTCGTTGTGCGCAGCGCCTTCAAAGCGGCGGGTTTGCCAGTGGCGGGCATCGTAGCCATGGGCGCGCAGCACGGAATCAATGCGCTGCTGGTGGGGCTCGTACCAGCTATCCAGCGTGGCGGTACCATAATCGAAGTACAGACGGGGCTTGTGCCGACGCGGCAGCTTCTGCGCCAGATACTGCACCATTGCCTCGGTAAAGTCCGGCGTATTCGATTTCAAACTCAGCGGCCAGTGCGTGGAAACGCAGCCTGCTCCACCAAATACCCGTGGGTATTCCAGCGCGGCATACAGGGAAATGAGCCCGCCCATGCTGCTGCCCATCACGAAGGTGTGCTTCCGGTCGGGCCGGGTTTGATAATGCTGGTCGATATAGGGCTTTAACTCTTCTACCACGAAGCGCAGATAAGCATCGGCCAACGACTCTGACTGCCGTTCCTGCTTTATGGCCGCCTGCCGCTCGGCCGACATAAGATTGAACGCCTTTTCGGGCGTGTACTCGGCAAAGCGTTTGGGCGAGTTCCAGATGCCTACTACGATGCATGCCGGAACTTTTTTATCCCGCTGCAGCTGCGTGAGCACACTATCCACCTCCCAGGCCACGCCGCCGTAAGACGTTTTGGGGCTGAACAGATTCTGGCCATCATGCATGTACAGCACCGGGTATTTTTTGCCGGGCGCGTAGCCCTCGGGTAGCCAGACATCCACATTACGCGGCTGCACAAACTTGGAGGGGAAATCCGGTAGGTGCTCCACGCGGCCCGTAGCCTGCGCCATGGCTACTGCCGAAAGTAGCATTAGCCACCCAGAAAGAATCAAGCGAAAAATCATAGCTCTTAGAAAACAGATGGGCAAGAAAAAACCCGCTTCCGGCCAGGGAAGCGGGTTTTTGAAAGTCTGATTTAGCCTCTTGGCATGGAGGTTCCGGGCTTGCCGGGGGCCTTTGCTTCGGGCTTGAACATTTCGGCCACATTATCCATATCCAGGAAGTGCGTGAAAGTATCGCCGCGCAAACCCAGCCGAATGGTTTCCAGCGAGATAATTTCATTGGGGGCAATATTGCCCAGGTTCACGTTGGCGCCCAGCATCTTGATAAACCATACCTGCTGCGCTTTCTGGGGAGCTTCCCAGATGATTTTCTCGAAGGGAATCTGGGTCAGAATTTCTTCTACCAGACCGGAGCGCACCTCGCCGGTGCTGCGGAACAGACCCACGTTGCCGGCCTCGCGGGCTTCGCCAATTACCTTTTCGGCACCGGCTTCCAGCTCCGTGCGCATCTGCTGAATCCACTTGTAGGGCGGAATGATCTTCTCAGCATCCTTGGAGCCTACTTCCGACAGCACGCGCACATCCTTCGACAGCGTCTGAATGAACTCCAGCTTCCGCTCGTGGTCCAGATCAATGGAACCGTCGGATACCTCGGCGTATTCCATGCCCATGGTATCCAGCAGGCGGCGGTAGTCATCAAACTGATTGCGAATGATGAAGGCCTCGAACAGGGTACCACCGAAATACACCGGAATACCGGCTTCTTTGTACACTTCCAGCTTGCGCTTGAGGTTAGGCGTGACGTACGAGGTAGCCCAGCCCAGCTTTACAATATCGGTGTAGGAGGCGCCTACTTCCAGAAAGTCCTCTACTTCGCGCACGCTCAGGCCTTTGTCCATTACCATGGTAAAGCCTTGTTCGCGGGGTTTGGCGGTGCGCTCAGGAATTTGGTTCAGGTCGTAGTTCATCAGAAGGAAATAAGCACTTAGGTGTGAAAGGTGTGAAAAGCGGGCCGCTGGCAATACAGGGGCCGCCACCCGGAAAAAGTAAATCCGATCCGCAAAAGTACTGTTCAGTTTTAATATTGGCCGCAAAGAAAGAAGCCCGGGAAGCTGGCCTATAGCCAAACCTCCCGGGCTCTTTGTATTAAATGGCTGTTGAAGCCGCTTACTTGCGGTACTGATCAATCAGCCGGGCCAGGGCGCGCTGCGACTCCAGCTCGGGGAAATAGTCAAACAGCAGGCGGTGCTTGTCGAAATCTAGTACCAAAGCATTTTCCAAGCACTCATAAGCCTCACGGTAGCGGCCGGCGGCCAGCAGGTAGGCGCACAAGCGGTAATGCAGCTCGGCCTCGGCGGGCTGAATTTCCACGGCGTTGCGCATCAAGTCAATAGCGCCGTCATAGTTACCCTGCTCGTAGAGAATAATGCTCCAGTTCAGCCAGGCGTCTTTATTGTCCGGCGCTACCTGGGTAGCTTTGTCGTAGCACTCAATGGCGCTGACGATGTTGCCTACCTGGTACTCGGCCGTGGCCAGCGCCATCCAGTACTCCACGCTTTCCTCGTACAGGTTTACCGCCCGCCGGAAAAAGTGAATAGCCTCGAAGTTGCGGTCCTGCGCGCTCAGTACAATACCGATACCAAACCAAGCCTCGTCCATGGTTTCATCCAGGTCGATGGACTTCTGGTAGTAGCGGCGCGCCTGGTCCCACTCAGCCAGCTTCTCGTGGCACTCGCCAATGTTACAGAGCGCCTCGGCTGTTGGCTTGTCCTTCTCGTAGCTCAGCTGAAACTCCAGAATGGCCTTGCGGTAAAGCTCCTGGTTTACGTACGTGCTGGCCAGGTAGCCGTGCGCATCGTAAAACTTGCCATCAATGAGAATAGCGTACTCAAAAGCGGCCACGGCATCATCGTAGCGGCCCAGGCGGAAGTAGGCCTGCCCCAGGTTGTACCAGGCTAAAGCCGAATATGGGTCGTCATCGGTGAAGCGGCGGAAAAACTCCAGGTTCGTTTCTAGGCGCTCTGATACTTCCAGGCAATACAGCAGTTCCTGCACGGCCACCTCATTATCCAGGTTCAGGCGCAGGCTTTGCTTGTAGTATTTGGCCGCGCTCTTAAACTTCTGCCAGCTTTGGTAAGCCAGGCCCAGGTTGAAGTGGATATCGTCGCGGTCGGGCGCGCGCTCCAGCGCACTCAGGAAGTAAGCTACGGCCTCCGAGAAATCTCCTTTCTGCGTAGCAATGATACCGCGCGTCACAGCCACGTCCGGATTGTCCGGATCGAGCAGGGCGACGTCTTCAATCTGCGCGGCAGCCTCCACGTACTCGCCTTTCATGGCCAGCACCTGTGACCGGTCGATGAGCAGTTCCGTGCTGAAAGGATATTGGGCAATAGCGGCCTCACAGGCCCGCAGGGCTTTATCGTACTGGGTATGGGTGGTATAATGGTCGATGATGTTCTCAAAATCGCCCAGATCAAAAAACACCGGCTCGTTGTTGGTCAGCATGCGCTCAAAGCGGCGCACGGTATCCAGCACTTCGTCCCGGTCCTCAAAATTTTCGTTCATTCTCATGCTACTACTATCAGCAGGGCGCCGCCAAAACGGCAGCATTTGCGGTCAGATTCTCTTCTTTTACTGGGAAAAGAGAATGGGTATACTAAGATACAACAACCGCACCGGAGGCGTGCACGTTCCGTTGTAATTCCGTGCAGCACCAGGCAATCGTCTCGGCTACCGGCCGGAAAATAAGACCGGTTGCCTGCTGCACTTTGGTGGCCTCATACACCAAGGAACGGCGGCCCGCCCGGGCAGTATCTTTAGTGATGAGCGGCCGGGCGCCGGTGAGTACGGAACGCACATGCTCTACCCGCCAGATGGCTTCGGCGGCCCAGTCCGGCACAGCCGTAGTAGGTGGCTTTTTGCCGAAGCATTTAGCGGCCTGCGTCAGGAAGTCATGCAGGGGCAGGGCGGCCGCACTCAGCACAAACCGTTCCCCGCTTACCGTCAGGTCCAGCGTAAGACGCAGCATAGCGGCTACCACGTCGCGCACATCCACCACGTTAATGTTGCCGGGCGTGTAAAAAAGATGTTCATTGTAAGCATACTGAAACAGCCGGGTACTGCTGCGGTTCCAGTCGGCGGGGCCTAAGATTACGGATGGATTCACAATCACCGCCGACAATCCTTCGGAAATACCGCGCCATACTTCCAGCTCGCCCAGGTATTTAGACGCCGCGTACGCTGAGTGGCTGGCTCCTAAATCCCACTTGGCCTCTTCCGTAACCACCTGCAGGCTTCCAAGTACCGCCGGTGAGGCAGCCGCTGCCTCCCCTAATGCAGCGACTGAGGATACATGGCACAAGCGAATTTCGGGCTGCATCAGACAAGCATCCACCAGTACC
The Hymenobacter sp. DG25B genome window above contains:
- a CDS encoding DedA family protein, whose amino-acid sequence is MEIIKDFFDLVLHLDVHLKAMVLDYGNLTYLILFLIIFTETGVIVFPFLPGDSLLFVAGTLAAQPIAAGSPETLLNVWYLMPLLFAAAFLGDNLNYFVGDYLGPRVFRENYKLLNRKYLDQTQAFYAKHGGKTIIMARFIPIVRTFAPFVAGVGTMKYSYFISYSVAGALLWVVSLTMAGYLFGNIPVVRDNFTLVIYGIILFSILPPLFQFLKSKFAARPTSA
- a CDS encoding spermidine synthase, with translation MKKALSYLYPFTRKVPSTYNGELEISLYQGRKVLDSRTANYSYGSLQRVLRFGLQQISLGGCRRVLLLGLGGGSVIQTLREDFDYQYHITAVDFDPVVIELAAQEFGIAPGPRLQIVCADAFAYVQDAHPPFDLVLVDLFVDSAIQEGVFAPAFWQNVFRLVRPGGHVLLNTLQAAVPAGALQQLQNAVQALGGTVRLFPKVEKLNLLVLVQKPA
- a CDS encoding alpha/beta hydrolase: MLLSAVAMAQATGRVEHLPDFPSKFVQPRNVDVWLPEGYAPGKKYPVLYMHDGQNLFSPKTSYGGVAWEVDSVLTQLQRDKKVPACIVVGIWNSPKRFAEYTPEKAFNLMSAERQAAIKQERQSESLADAYLRFVVEELKPYIDQHYQTRPDRKHTFVMGSSMGGLISLYAALEYPRVFGGAGCVSTHWPLSLKSNTPDFTEAMVQYLAQKLPRRHKPRLYFDYGTATLDSWYEPHQQRIDSVLRAHGYDARHWQTRRFEGAAHNEASWQQRLAVPLEFLLGKK
- a CDS encoding phosphosulfolactate synthase, with the protein product MNYDLNQIPERTAKPREQGFTMVMDKGLSVREVEDFLEVGASYTDIVKLGWATSYVTPNLKRKLEVYKEAGIPVYFGGTLFEAFIIRNQFDDYRRLLDTMGMEYAEVSDGSIDLDHERKLEFIQTLSKDVRVLSEVGSKDAEKIIPPYKWIQQMRTELEAGAEKVIGEAREAGNVGLFRSTGEVRSGLVEEILTQIPFEKIIWEAPQKAQQVWFIKMLGANVNLGNIAPNEIISLETIRLGLRGDTFTHFLDMDNVAEMFKPEAKAPGKPGTSMPRG
- a CDS encoding tetratricopeptide repeat protein; this translates as MNENFEDRDEVLDTVRRFERMLTNNEPVFFDLGDFENIIDHYTTHTQYDKALRACEAAIAQYPFSTELLIDRSQVLAMKGEYVEAAAQIEDVALLDPDNPDVAVTRGIIATQKGDFSEAVAYFLSALERAPDRDDIHFNLGLAYQSWQKFKSAAKYYKQSLRLNLDNEVAVQELLYCLEVSERLETNLEFFRRFTDDDPYSALAWYNLGQAYFRLGRYDDAVAAFEYAILIDGKFYDAHGYLASTYVNQELYRKAILEFQLSYEKDKPTAEALCNIGECHEKLAEWDQARRYYQKSIDLDETMDEAWFGIGIVLSAQDRNFEAIHFFRRAVNLYEESVEYWMALATAEYQVGNIVSAIECYDKATQVAPDNKDAWLNWSIILYEQGNYDGAIDLMRNAVEIQPAEAELHYRLCAYLLAAGRYREAYECLENALVLDFDKHRLLFDYFPELESQRALARLIDQYRK
- a CDS encoding NAD-dependent epimerase/dehydratase family protein, which produces MVFVTGGSGLIGSFLIPALVARGLSVRALYRSQIPAIPMAEQVEWVEGDLRDSLAMQQALEGITHVFHCAGLVSYAPQDEDALLQVNVEGTAVLVDACLMQPEIRLCHVSSVAALGEAAAASPAVLGSLQVVTEEAKWDLGASHSAYAASKYLGELEVWRGISEGLSAVIVNPSVILGPADWNRSSTRLFQYAYNEHLFYTPGNINVVDVRDVVAAMLRLTLDLTVSGERFVLSAAALPLHDFLTQAAKCFGKKPPTTAVPDWAAEAIWRVEHVRSVLTGARPLITKDTARAGRRSLVYEATKVQQATGLIFRPVAETIAWCCTELQRNVHASGAVVVS